CTCGCAGGAGAAAGGTAAGGAGGAATTCCAGGTTCTTGAACACCTTAGTTTTTGGATGTCTAGACAGACTTATCTCTAAGAGTTACTGTAAATATCCATTCCTGTTTATAAGCTCCACGGGGCAGGATCTTCTTCATAGACATTTCAGTCAATATAGGAGAGAGATGGGTGCAAAATATTTTCGTGCTAGACAGAGAGGGCACGTCTATGGATCTGATGAGGTCCCTCAAGATACTCGTATATCCGCAGAGCAGATAAGACCACTTTGTAGCAATCATTGGTCTTGATTGAATTCTCATGAAGGGGCAAGGGATTCAAGGTGTAGAACTTTCTCGGCTTCTATAGATAAAATGACTGACATAGTGTAGCCCAATGATTGACTTGATTAATCCTTGAAGATTTATTCACTATAATTGACCTTTAGTGTGTCATGTTGATGACTGGTATTCCGCAGTTGCAGATCAGTTGAGTTTTGTAATCTCATCTGAGAGGTCTGGACGGTGGAGGTAGCATGAATCTCGTAGCTCGAGTCAGTCTAAGTAGGTAGTCTATATAGACAATGCAGTCTCATTGTCCATAATGTTCTGCAGTTGCTCCTGGTCCATACAGTAGTCATGTGACACATTGCCAAGCAGATGAAATTCCAATATATAATGAGACAGACAGCACAAGTCAGTCTCATTTTTGGGTGCACAGGAACCTTTAGTAGTCATAGTAGTAGATTTTGCCATCTTATCTATTTTGGTGCATTTGATAGATGAGAGCTCTGCAGCTTCAGGAGAAACCCCACTGAGGTAGATTGTGCCTCAAGAAATGTAATTTCTGTTGCTGAACTAGCACTAACCAAACATTTCTAATCATTTCCTATAGGAAACTCCTGAAATGGCaccttaatagtccctggccactGTCCAGAGAGTCAGCCGGCGGCCTTGAAAAATCAATATGTCTTTCCATGAAGAGCCTCAGGGGAGGTTATCCCTGACTACAGACATGCCCTTCAAGACCAACTTCACTAGCCCTATTAACACTACATTGGATGTTCCAACTTCCTCAGGAACTATGGAGGACACGATAGCCACCTTCACCATTGGGGTGATCTTATCCCTTATGTGTGTGATTGGAGTAGCAGGGAACGTGTATACCTTGGTGGTGATGTGCCAGTCAATGCGCACTGCAGCATCCATGTACATCTATATTATCAACCTGGCTCTTGCTGACCTCCTTTATCTTCTTACCATCCCATTTATTGTTGGCACCTACTTTATCCAGGAATGGTACTTTGGAGACATTGGCTGCCGCATCCTTTTCAGTCTTGACTTTCTGACCATGCATGCTAGTATTTTCACCCTCACCATCATGAGCACCGAACGCTACTTTGCCGTTTTGAAACCTTTAGACACAGTCAAGAGGTCCAAGAGCTACAGAAAGTGCATTGCCATCATCGTCTGGGTTGTGTCATTTCTTATAACATTGCCCATGTTAATTATGATTAAGCTGGTACACAATGATGACAAGAGCATCTGTCTGCCCATGTGGAGTCGCATGTCCTACAAGATATATCTAACAATCTTGTTTTGCACAAGCATTGTAGGTCCGGGGCTCATTATAGGCTACCTGTACATAAGACTGGCCAGGACCTATTGGGTATCTCAAACAGCTTCATTCAAGCAAACTAAGAGACTGCCCAACCAGAAGGTGCTATATCTAATTTTTACCATAGTCCTGGTATTCTGGGCTTGCTTCTTGCCATTCTGGATCTGGCAGCTCCTCGTCCAGTATTGTGAATCTCTCCCCATTTCACCCAAAGCCAATAGGAACATTAACTATCTGACTACATGCTTGACATATAGCAACAGTTGCATCAACCCTTTCCTCTACACCTTACTCACGAAAAACTACAAGGAGTACCTGAGGAACAGGCAGAGGTCCTGGAGCAACAGTGGCTACTTCCGGAACCGTTTCCAAAGGATATCTGGAAGGTCCATGTCCACCAGTAGTCAACAGTGCACCGAAAGTTTTGTCTTGGCTCAATGTCCTGCGGGTAACAACAGcttctgaaggcatcaaaatgagACTTATGATCCAGGGTGTATCAAGAACTTGTAGGACATACTACTTGAGTCTTTCTGAAATTCAAGGAACCATATACTATTTTTGGGTGATTAATCAAAAATACTGTGATGCACGGGCACTCTGTAAAATATCTTCCTGTTATCAAAATTCAATATCAATATGTTAAATTGGAGTCCTCTTCTTACGGTACTATTGGAGAAGTCAATGCTTGACCTTGTGTATTGTGTTCTTCTCATCACATGTTCTACACGTTCTTCttattttattaaaatgtaaatgtTGCCGTCTAATGTGGTGCTGATTATCTATCCCCAAGCCCTAGTCGATGTTTATTATACCACTACTTGGAACTGAACCATTGTCATGGGTTCCGAATTCTATTGGTCTCCTACCATCTTCCAACAAGATGGCAGGACGTTTTCTAGGTGATATCCCCTCCATAAACATCTATAGAAGGCCATTTAGGCCCCTTAACTTGATCCCTATACACTTTATTGTGGTGTAAGTCTGTGGTGTATTTAATTGGCATAGTAAATATGCATCACCAAGCATAGGTTTGTTCTTCTGGTAAAGCTATTGACTTTATGATATTTCTCACCATAGTTACTAACTGGCCAATGTCAAGAAGCATGCAGAAACTTAAAACTGCtaggccccaatgcaaaatctgccagTCTAAACCTACTGTACCATGTGCCATTGGTGTCGTCTTATATGGCCACAATGACCTTTGGAACTCCTCTACTGCAAGAGCCCCTGTTTGTTATCTCTACACATCTATAACTAAAACCATGTGTACCGTAACCAATTGGCACTGTCAAAATTTGAAGGCCCCAACCACATGTGAGCATTAAACCTTGAATTTCTAGGGTTTAACTTCTCTCTTGCACTCATCTGCATAACTTCTCCCAAAAAGAATGAAACCTATGCTGGCAATGGCTTTTCTCCCCAGTGTTAACCCTTTTCCTAGAGCCATTGGTGGGGAGCAACAAGTCTCTGGTCACAGTTGTGAAGGTGTCTATCAATCAAAAGCCAGTCATGGTTAAAACAGAAACTGATGGGGCGAGGTGATATAGTGCAGTTCCCATTCTTTCCACATGCCCTACAGAACAGACGCAAGTTGCCTCTATGGCAGATGCGATACTGATTTCGAGCatatttttgatattttagaCTTGTGTGTGGTACGCAC
This window of the Bufo bufo chromosome 6, aBufBuf1.1, whole genome shotgun sequence genome carries:
- the LOC121004089 gene encoding urotensin-2 receptor-like yields the protein MSFHEEPQGRLSLTTDMPFKTNFTSPINTTLDVPTSSGTMEDTIATFTIGVILSLMCVIGVAGNVYTLVVMCQSMRTAASMYIYIINLALADLLYLLTIPFIVGTYFIQEWYFGDIGCRILFSLDFLTMHASIFTLTIMSTERYFAVLKPLDTVKRSKSYRKCIAIIVWVVSFLITLPMLIMIKLVHNDDKSICLPMWSRMSYKIYLTILFCTSIVGPGLIIGYLYIRLARTYWVSQTASFKQTKRLPNQKVLYLIFTIVLVFWACFLPFWIWQLLVQYCESLPISPKANRNINYLTTCLTYSNSCINPFLYTLLTKNYKEYLRNRQRSWSNSGYFRNRFQRISGRSMSTSSQQCTESFVLAQCPAGNNSF